Proteins encoded within one genomic window of Streptomyces sp. NBC_00523:
- a CDS encoding serine/threonine-protein kinase: protein MDRSQGTEAGLLLAGRYRLGDVLGRGGMGKVWRAHDEVLHRTVAVKELTAGLYVAESDRIVLHQRTQKEARAAARITHPGVVTVHDVVEYDNRPWIVMQYVDGPSLADRAKESGGEIEAREAARIGLHVLGALRAAHGAGVLHRDVKPGNVLLARDGRVLLTDFGIAAIEGDSTITRTGELVGSIDYLAPERVRGGDPGPASDLWSLGATLYTAVEGRSPFRRTSPISTMQAVVTEEPPPPARAGALAPVITALLRKEPADRPSAAETERMLLEAMEGRAPRSAQAFVPTQQVSEEMLRGGTAVLPHPGPVVQPAPVPAPAPAPRRSRWRTRILVIALAAVIGGGAGIAAMLYAHRTDAAGTTDGGTSAHGTRTPGPDTSKTKPTPTPSPSDTVTQDVPDGWRRVVDPSGFSVLLPEGWERKVTDNNIDYTPDDGVHYLRVSTDPSPDFDHPYDHMIGLEKGLSVRLPEYHRIELNSNVYRDYTGSIWEFTWTEKNGEARHAIDQMYFEKDGGPEYALYMTGPADDWDETRDRFNAILRSWRPPAEQ from the coding sequence GTGGATCGTTCACAGGGCACGGAAGCGGGGCTGTTGCTGGCCGGGAGGTACCGGCTGGGCGACGTCCTCGGACGCGGCGGCATGGGCAAGGTGTGGCGCGCCCACGACGAGGTGCTGCACCGCACGGTCGCCGTCAAGGAGTTGACCGCCGGTCTCTACGTGGCCGAGTCGGACCGGATCGTGCTGCACCAGCGCACGCAGAAGGAGGCCCGCGCGGCCGCCCGGATCACCCACCCCGGCGTCGTCACCGTCCATGACGTGGTCGAGTACGACAACCGGCCGTGGATCGTCATGCAGTACGTGGACGGGCCGTCGCTCGCCGACCGGGCGAAGGAGTCCGGCGGCGAGATCGAGGCCCGCGAGGCCGCCCGCATAGGGCTGCACGTGCTGGGCGCGCTGCGCGCCGCGCACGGGGCCGGGGTGCTGCACCGGGACGTGAAGCCGGGCAACGTGCTGCTCGCCCGGGACGGCCGGGTCCTGCTCACCGACTTCGGGATCGCCGCGATCGAGGGCGACTCCACCATCACCAGGACCGGTGAACTCGTCGGCTCCATCGACTATCTGGCGCCCGAGCGGGTACGCGGCGGCGACCCCGGCCCCGCCTCCGACCTCTGGTCCCTGGGCGCCACGCTGTACACGGCGGTCGAGGGGCGCTCGCCGTTCCGCCGGACGTCCCCCATATCGACCATGCAGGCCGTCGTCACCGAGGAACCGCCGCCGCCCGCCCGGGCCGGGGCGCTCGCCCCCGTCATCACCGCGCTGCTGCGCAAGGAGCCGGCGGACCGCCCGTCGGCCGCCGAGACCGAGCGGATGCTCCTGGAGGCCATGGAGGGCCGCGCGCCGAGGAGCGCCCAGGCGTTCGTCCCGACGCAGCAGGTCTCCGAGGAGATGCTGCGCGGGGGCACCGCGGTGCTGCCCCACCCCGGCCCCGTCGTGCAGCCCGCCCCGGTCCCGGCCCCCGCCCCGGCCCCCCGACGCAGCCGGTGGCGTACGAGGATCCTGGTCATCGCCCTGGCCGCGGTGATCGGCGGCGGCGCGGGGATCGCCGCGATGCTGTACGCGCACCGCACGGACGCGGCCGGCACCACGGACGGCGGCACGAGCGCGCACGGCACCCGCACCCCGGGGCCGGACACGTCGAAGACGAAGCCGACGCCCACGCCGAGCCCCTCGGACACCGTGACGCAGGACGTGCCGGACGGCTGGCGGCGCGTGGTGGACCCGTCCGGGTTCAGCGTGCTGCTGCCGGAGGGCTGGGAGCGCAAGGTCACCGACAACAACATCGACTACACCCCCGACGACGGCGTGCACTACCTCCGGGTCAGCACCGACCCGTCCCCCGACTTCGACCACCCGTACGACCACATGATCGGGCTGGAGAAAGGGCTGAGCGTCCGGCTGCCGGAGTATCACCGGATCGAGCTGAACAGCAACGTCTATCGCGACTACACCGGTTCCATCTGGGAGTTCACCTGGACCGAGAAGAACGGCGAGGCGAGGCACGCGATCGACCAGATGTACTTCGAGAAGGACGGCGGCCCGGAGTACGCGCTCTACATGACGGGCCCGGCGGACGACTGGGACGAGACTCGCGACCGCTTCAACGCGATCCTCCGCAGCTGGCGCCCCCCGGCCGAGCAGTAG